The window CGTCGGCGTCTCCTTGCAGAGGGTGAGCTACTTGACCTCGTTGCAGATTGCCATCCTAGGAGGCGCGCCGCTATTCTGGAAGCCACTCTCACAACGATATGGCCGGCGCCCAATCTTTCTCCTTTCACTGATTCTGAGCTGCGTGTGTAACATCGGCTGTGCGAAGAGCCCGGATTACGCTTCTATGGCGGCCTGCCGTGCTCTCGTGGCTTTCTTTATCTCCCCGGCTATGGCTATTGGCAGTGGTGTGGTCACCGAGACCTTCTTCCGGAAAGAACGGGCGCGGTATATGGGCATCTGGACTGTGATGGTCACCCTTGGTGTTCCTGTCGGTCCGTTCATCTTTGGGTTTGTTGCCCAGCGGGTCCACTATCGCTGGATATACTGGATTCTAGCCATTGTAAGTGTTTTCTATGATTTTGGTGATATCAATCGCTAACCAAGACATCTATCTAGACTAATGCCTGCCAATTTGTGTTgtacatcttcttcggtccCGAAACTCGGTATATTGGAGCAGAACCCCGGTCTCAAACCTCATCGTTCAAGCGGGAATACGTGTCCGTCCGCCGAATCGATCCCGCGCCGTTCAAAATATCCGAATTCATCCACCCACTCGCTCTCTTCACACACATCCCCGTTCTTCTAGCAGCAGTCGCCTATTCAATGGTTTTCCTATTCGCCTCAGTCCTATGCTCCGTCGAGGTTCCCCAACTCCTGCAAGTCAAGTTCGAGCTCAACGCCCAGCAACTCGGTCTCCAATTCCTCGGTCTCATCATTGGATCTCTTCTGGGCGAGCAACTGGGTGGGTTCATGTCTGATATGTGGATGAATGCCCGAGCCCGCCGCATTGGCCAGAAGCCTGCCCCAGAATACAGACTGTGGCTGAGCTATATCGGCTTCTTGCTCACCATTGCCGGCATGGTTGTCTTTTTCGTGTGCACCGAGCAAGCGGCCGTTGGCCAGTGGACTGTGAAGCCCGTGATCGGAACTGGAATTGCGGCGTTTGGCAACCAGGTCGTCACTACCGTGCTGACTACTTATGCTGTGGATACGCATCCACACGATGCCGGGAGCGTCGGGGTTTTCATTAACTTTGTGCGGTCTACCTGGGGATTTATTGGACCGTTCTGGTTTCCTTCAATGTTTAAGAGTGTTGGCCTTGCTAAGAGTTCGGGGGTGGTCACTGCTTTGGTCATGGGCGCCAGTTTTATTCCCACGGCGCTGATGCAGTGGCAGGGCTCGAAGTGGTATAAACACGGGGAGTAGAGGTAGCCTTGTGGTCATTACTAGATTTCTGATAGAGTGACTTGTGGCTGATGGTAGAATCAGCACCACTACTCTCTCTTGTAGATCATTAATCAAGCTTTGACTTATATAAAGAGGTTTCTCACTTATGCGCCATCTAGAAAGTTCCTTATAATAGAGCTACAAAGACATTGCATACTGAGTGAGACTAATGATGGAGAAATTGCGCTTGCTTGCGCTTGATTGGTTGCTTCACTTTCTACGCACCGCTATCTACGTGCAATTCACACCCCGCACCAGGCCAATCTCTCATTGATGATGCTCACAGGTCCTTCTTAGCCTTCTCAATTTTG of the Penicillium psychrofluorescens genome assembly, chromosome: 1 genome contains:
- a CDS encoding uncharacterized protein (ID:PFLUO_001397-T1.cds;~source:funannotate), whose amino-acid sequence is MSSTEEAHDTSIKSDVNYVDEKDAELNIPDRAQSLPESHKAYLLERHGTLDLDPIPNMDPADPYNWPLWKKTANLGLVAFHACMGTFTASSIICAYENIAMDVGVSLQRVSYLTSLQIAILGGAPLFWKPLSQRYGRRPIFLLSLILSCVCNIGCAKSPDYASMAACRALVAFFISPAMAIGSGVVTETFFRKERARYMGIWTVMVTLGVPVGPFIFGFVAQRVHYRWIYWILAITNACQFVLYIFFGPETRYIGAEPRSQTSSFKREYVSVRRIDPAPFKISEFIHPLALFTHIPVLLAAVAYSMVFLFASVLCSVEVPQLLQVKFELNAQQLGLQFLGLIIGSLLGEQLGGFMSDMWMNARARRIGQKPAPEYRLWLSYIGFLLTIAGMVVFFVCTEQAAVGQWTVKPVIGTGIAAFGNQVVTTVLTTYAVDTHPHDAGSVGVFINFVRSTWGFIGPFWFPSMFKSVGLAKSSGVVTALVMGASFIPTALMQWQGSKWYKHGE